In Deltaproteobacteria bacterium, one genomic interval encodes:
- a CDS encoding DUF2493 domain-containing protein → MQFEVVVAEHEHQLVPAVEPAPQRREELGMVAHDHVHLPGRSPLLGTEPAQAFEPVQPGLAVVGRAEDAGLVAEVQRARRRLRVVPRLPVPVEAGLRRVRGPPFVAPIELVGERRRRAAAGHACGRVHALALVARVLRAWVEVVALAVGQAARRRERAQARAAHAFLARVAGLAVAGASDYAPLLALLSQRRLAGDQIDTNSKVFTTGAVPVEQFWDRACADNLKYIVVAPMSYFAPNTLAKRATILKHFRRDKPCRLPSAPKRWTMAGMKLALVGSRTFTDRALMAQTVAHFVERNPVREIVTGGAAGADALAEEVARDLALPVTVVRADWRRYGAAAGPIRNAEVVRLADAAIAFVDKPLIASKGTNDVVCRFRRAGKPVEVVQGPIAAT, encoded by the coding sequence ATGCAGTTCGAGGTCGTGGTTGCCGAACACGAACACCAGCTCGTGCCCGCCGTCGAGCCAGCGCCGCAGCGCCGCGAAGAACTCGGGATGGTCGCGCACGATCACGTCCATCTTCCAGGCCGAAGCCCACTCCTCGGAACCGAGCCCGCGCAGGCGTTCGAGCCAGTGCAGCCCGGCCTTGCGGTCGTCGGGCGCGCCGAGGATGCAGGTCTTGTCGCCGAAGTGCAGCGCGCCCGGCGGCGACTTCGCGTTGTTCCACGCCTTCCAGTGCCAGTCGAGGCCGGCCTGCGCCGGGTCCGAGGCCCACCCTTCGTCGCTCCCATCGAACTTGTTGGAGAGCGGCGTCGGCGAGCAGCAGCCGGGCACGCTTGCGGCCGTGTACACGCACTTGCCCTTGTCGCACGCGTCCTGCGTGCATGGGTTGAAGTCGTCGCACTCGCCGTCGGACAGGCAGCACGTCGACGTGAACGAGCACAAGCCCGCGCTGCACACGCCTTTCTGGCACGGGTCGCTGGTCTTGCAGTCGCCGGTGCGAGCGACTACGCCCCGCTCCTGGCGCTGCTCTCCCAGCGACGCCTCGCGGGCGACCAGATCGATACGAATTCCAAAGTCTTCACCACCGGAGCCGTGCCCGTCGAGCAGTTCTGGGACCGCGCGTGCGCCGACAACTTGAAGTACATCGTCGTTGCGCCCATGTCGTATTTCGCGCCGAACACCCTGGCGAAGCGCGCCACGATCCTGAAGCACTTCCGCCGCGACAAACCGTGTCGTTTGCCATCGGCCCCGAAGCGCTGGACCATGGCGGGCATGAAGTTGGCGCTCGTCGGCTCCCGCACGTTCACGGACCGCGCCCTGATGGCGCAGACGGTGGCGCACTTCGTCGAACGCAACCCGGTGCGCGAAATCGTGACCGGCGGTGCCGCGGGGGCCGACGCGCTGGCCGAGGAGGTGGCGCGCGACCTGGCCCTGCCGGTCACCGTGGTGCGGGCCGACTGGCGTCGCTACGGCGCGGCGGCGGGCCCGATCCGCAACGCCGAGGTTGTGCGCCTGGCCGATGCCGCGATCGCGTTCGTCGACAAGCCGCTCATCGCCTCGAAGGGGACGAACGACGTCGTGTGCCGCTTCCGCAGAGCCGGCAAGCCGGTGGAGGTGGTGCAGGGTCCGATTGCCGCGACCTGA